From Triticum aestivum cultivar Chinese Spring chromosome 7B, IWGSC CS RefSeq v2.1, whole genome shotgun sequence:
actctgctattcgggctgcagccgTGAGATtatgaatcggagtgcggtataccttaggtggaggcagaAAAAGCTGTCATCGACTGGACTCATGGATCCGCTCCTGAGCGCGCTCGTCGAGAGCCCACtgaaggttatccagtcgagtgcgctcagccagattaGCCAAgtgcacctcctccaaggcccgagcctcgggagtttctccaaAAATGGGCGTGTGGAGAGCATCCATGTTGCGGcaacgaagttcttccctctgttgcgaagagaggggttcgggtcggtattcctcatggatgtgcgacggatcgccgcctccgtctccgccgCCCTCGCGGCGGAAACCGGGTGGGCTGTGaggcccatcgaccatcaagacttcggccacaggatcgctgctatcgcactcggatgcggtctccgcggagccagttgacagatcgaacaggccgtggagagtttcgtcgggctcaattgtcgcgacttgatgggtggtcgaacgtcgagccaccacgtgtttcacccaccgctgaagccgcgatcgaccggatcgcttgcggcggcaAACTGCGGGGAGGGAAAACACcatcggagccgactgatactgagtcgacggctgccagagaaggacgccacgaacgcacgcgcggaagtgcgtcgcccctcggacggggagccCCTCAGTGTCCAGGGGAGTTTCTTGAAGCttcgcggagtcgtcggcgacgaaaacgagcgcgccgagatggatctcgcggccctcagccaatccgccgccggaaaccatgatgacgatgatcggtaaaacttgcaacttcaccaacaagtcgctaagacacctgccccacggtgggcgccaactgtcgtggtcctaagactgacagtaaaaagggggtaggtatggagaggcaagatcttagctatgatgaagatgtacacacgaggtttacgagttcaggcccttctcggaggaagtaatagccctacgtctcggtgcccagaggcggtcgattggattgtgTGTGTTgaattacagggggtgcgaacccttgtcccagaggaggggggcggcttatatagagtgcgccaagaccccaacCCGCCTcaattacaaggggcttaatgtacataaagtaatgggcgttactggtaacgccagtcttaagtactcttaatgctcataaAGACTAAGAAGTGAATGTCCGGCTGTTGCGTGCTCTTCCGACTCCTGATCTTTGATATAGTCAAGTGACTTCCCATATGGTTGAGTGACGGTAGGGGGTGACCGTCGAGTGATGTGATCGTCGAGTAGATTGCACTCGACATACACGACTGGTGTTCTTCTGTTGACTCTTGGTCTTTTTATCTTCTGGGGTAGTGActttgggtaggacgtataggccGGGCATATGACCctccccaggtctatatcctcgtCACCCCTACCCGAACCTGCCGCCCAAAGCTGATCCTGATCGGCTCAATAGGAAGATTGGATTCTGAAGTGACGTTGGTCTGGTGGCGGAGATGGATTTATAGAGGGGAACATCCAGTCTAAGTCGTAATCGACGAGGAAGGTCGATTTCAAGTCGGTTCGGAACTTCGGATGCGATTGTGAAAAAAGGCCTTAAAAATCggcacctactccctccgttccaaaattagCAACGAAGAAGAACCTCTAATCCGAAGTTCCGATCCGAACCCAACATCTACAGACTGGGGGAAGGGTGTTCGATTCAGGCTGCGCTAGCTAATTAATTGTCTAATTCAAGCTACCATAGCTAGGTCGAGTAATGTGAATGTCTGATGCTAGGTTAACGTGGAGAGGAACTAATTAAGCCCATAGTTTCCATTTCTTTGTGTCCTTATAAATACAGTACAGCAAATCAACAAATCATGGTGATACCTAATCGAATTCAACAAATGAACGAATCAATCAAGGGACGGTTGAGCATTGGCCATCTCTCCTTTTATTTACAGCAGAAGCCTCAGCTTCTTGGCGGGCAGAGGGCtctgcacctcctcctcctcggcccacctcttcAACCCGGCGTTCTCCGGCATCGGCAGCAGGTTCAGGTCGAAGTTCCTCAGCATGGAGGACGACGCCGACACGGACACGGACATGGACATAGACACGGAGGTGCCGTCCCAGTAGTGGCAGCGCTTGTGCCCTCCGAGCGCCTGCCCGGTAGCGAAGCCCCGCCCGCAGACGGTGCACTGGTGCGGGCCGCCGCTGCTCCCGCCCGAGGACGCCGCCGCGCTCGCCTCCGACCCAGCGCCCGCGGACGCCTGCGCCACCACGACGCACCGCTCTCCGGTGGGCGGCGGCTTGCGGTGGCTGGACTTGTGCCCGCCGAGCGCCTGGTACGACGCGAACGCCTTCCCGCAGACCGCGCAGCTGAAGCGCAGCTCCTGCGCCGGCGCGGGGGCCGGGCGCCACGCGCTCGCCTGATCCTGCTGCTGCTGCCCACCCTTGCCGGTGGCGGCGAGCGCGGCAAGGCAGATGGCGAGGTAGTCGTCCTTGTTGAGCGCCGGCGCGGCGGTGGGAGCCAGggacagggagagggagaggtcggTCTGGTCAAAGAGGGCTTGCATGGCGGCGGCAACCATGGCTAGCTGCTGCGGTGCTGCTGATCGATCGAGCGCTGGAAGCTGGATGATTGTTGACTGCTGATCACGCAGGTGGGTAGAAGAAGGAAGGGCTCGTTGGTTTGGATTGGACTTGGCTGAGGATGAGGATGGCGCCAGCCGGGCTGGCATATATAGTGATCGGAAGTGGGTTGGGGAAAGCGGCGTGGTGATGAGGACATGAGAAGAAGTGAAGAAGTCGCAGGCAGTGGCGAGATGGTGAGTCAAACATGGCGAGCGGTCAACGTCACGCACGCACTGGCCGTTGCTACGGCGTTGGTTCGCGCGACAGCCAACTTGCCACATAAAATAGTGTATCCACTACGTAGAGAGTAGCAGGAGTATATTTTTGCGGCAGCTGGTACGTGAGTGGTTGGCGCGGCACCTGAGCTGAGCACACGTGCGGGATTTGCCAAGCAGGCGGC
This genomic window contains:
- the LOC123161320 gene encoding zinc finger protein 36-like, whose translation is MVAAAMQALFDQTDLSLSLSLAPTAAPALNKDDYLAICLAALAATGKGGQQQQDQASAWRPAPAPAQELRFSCAVCGKAFASYQALGGHKSSHRKPPPTGERCVVVAQASAGAGSEASAAASSGGSSGGPHQCTVCGRGFATGQALGGHKRCHYWDGTSVSMSMSVSVSASSSMLRNFDLNLLPMPENAGLKRWAEEEEVQSPLPAKKLRLLL